The genomic window TCAGCTGATCACCAATCGACATCTCCTGTCTCGGGCGGTCTTCTGTGCGGTCCTGGGACCCGGGACGGAGCCGCTCCGCGTCGACCGGGTCTTGGCGGAGGCGGGAGATCTGGTCCTGGTGCAAGTCGACCTTCCGACCGGGGCAAAGGCCGAAGCCCTCCAGCTGAGAAAGACCCCCCCCATTCGGGGGGAGGCGATTCGGATCGAAGGCTATCCTCTGGGTGTGGGTCTTGCCTCCGCGTCCGGGCGGGTGGTTGGATTTCGGCATAAACCCTATCACGGAGCTCTTTCCTTCGAGGTGGACGCGCCAACCTTTTCCGGGAATAGCGGAGGCCCCGTTGTCGATGAAGTGGGACGAGTCGTCGGAGTGACGACCTTTCGTTCCCTCCAGGGAACGAACCGGCTCGCCGGGGCGCTCTGCCCCCGCGTCCTGATGGATGAGAGTCGCATCGTCGACCTCCCCTTCCCGGTCTGGTCTCGGCGAACCGGAAACGGAAGGGGAGCGGTCGGCCCAGCCGCCAATGGATGGAGGGCGCTGCAGTGCGGAGACCTCCAGTCGGCGCGCCTTTTTTTTCGAACCGCCCTCCGCAGTCAAACCAGAGGGGCATTGCTGCACCAAGGCCTTGCCGAAGCCCTGCTGGAAAGCGGACGGCCCCAGGAAGCCGCCTTGTCTCTCTCCGCCGCGATCGAGGAGAGACCGAAGGATTTTCTCGCTCGCCTTCGGCTCGCCGCCGTCTACCGTCGGCTGGGAAAACCGGAGTTGGCGGCACTCGAGGAAGCGGCCGGCCGAAGAATCGAAGGGTCGATCTTCTCTCGGATCGAAACCGAGGTGGCCGCCCGGGAGCAGACCGGCCTTCCCGGACTTTGGGAAAAAGCACGCTTCATTCTCCAGCGGCCAGTCGAATCGGGAGAGCTGCGTTAGCTTTCCGGAGCCGGCGGTTTCTCCCCCTCTTCGCCCTCGCTCTCGATTTCCTGGAGAATGCGCAGGATGCGATCCCCTCGTTCCAGGGAGTCGTCGAGGCGAAAGGTCAGCTGGGGTGTAAACTTGGACTGGAGCTTCTTGCCGAGCCGATGCTGCCACTCCCTGCGGTGGCGATGGAGGAGAGAGAGCAGCTCTTCGTTCCGCAGGGGAGACTGCCATGCGCTGACGAAGACGAAAGCCTCTTTCAGATCCGGAGTCGTTTCGACCGCAGCAATGGTCAGCAGCAAGCCTTCGAGTGAGACTTCCCTGCGAAAGTATTCCGAAAGTTCCTTTCGGATGACTTCTGACACCCGGACGGTTCGATGTGTACCCATGATAGCGGCTCCGAAGGATTTCTGCAGGAGAGGACAGGGCAGGTCGTGAGCCGGGACCCGGATCCGTCCCGGTGGGGAACAGAACAGGAGCTCAACCGGCGGGATGCAGCGTGGCCCAGGAGCGAGGCGTGACCATCAGAGGCTTTGGGGAACTCGCTCCAGCTGATAGCACTGGATGGTGTCGTTCGGCTCGTAATCATCGAAATTCCCCAGGCGCATGCCGCACTCGAGTCCCGCCCGGACCTCCGGGACCTCGTCCTGAAAGCGTTTGAGGGTTTGGATGCTCCCATCGTAAATCGGCTGCTTGCCGCGGAGCACCCGGGCCTGACCCTTACGGACCATTCTGCCCGACTGTACCAGGACACCCGCAACCGAAAATTTATTGAGCTCAAACACCTTCTTGACGAGCGCCGTACCGAGCACCGTTTCACGGAGCTCCGGTTCGAGCAGTCCCGCCATGGCGTCCCGGACTTGGTCGACGAGCTCGTAAATAATGCTGAAGAGCTTGATCTGGACCCCTTCCCGCTTGGCGGCGGCCGCGGCGGAGCTATCGGTCTTGACGTTGAAGCCGATCACGATCCCCTCCGACGCCTTGGCCAGAAGAATATCTGACTCGGTTACCGGGCCAGCTGCGGAATGAATGATCGATAGCTCCACCTTGTTGCTGGGAATCTTTTGGAGTTGGCCGATCAGGGCTTCGATCGATCCCTGAGTGTCCCCCTTGAGCACCAAGTGCAGCGTCTTGCGCTGACCCTCGGCGATCGCCGCGAAGAGATTTTCCAACGTGATCTTCGGACCGTCTTCCTGCCGGGGACGCTTGAGCGCTGCGAGCCGTTCTTCTGCGGTCTGCCTCGCCTTGCGCTCGTCGCTCTCTACGATCAGCTCTTCTCCCGGCGAAGGGAGGCCGCTCAAGCCGAGGACCTTGACAGGGGTGGATGGCATCGCCTCCCGCACCGTCTTCCCCAGATCGTTGATGAGCGCCCGGATCCGTCCCCAATACGGCCCGCACACCGCGATGTCTCCCGCATGCAGGATCCCTTTCTGAACCAGGACGGTCGCCGTCGGTCCTCGCCCCGTCTCCATCTGTGCCTCGATTACCCGGCCGACCGCCGGACCATGAAAGGGAGCATGCAGCTCGAGAACCTCCGCCTGGAGAAGGATCATCTCGAGAAGATGATCGATCCCTTTCCCTTTCAGCGCGGAGACTTCGCAGAAGATGGTCTCTCCGCCAAACTCTTCCGGGACCAATCCGCGTTCCTGGAGCTGAGTCTTCACTCGGAGCGGGTTCGCTCCCGGAGCATCGATCTTGTTGATGGCGACCAGGATCGGAACTCCCGCCGCCCGGGCATGATCGATGGCCTCCATCGTCTGCGGCATGGCACCGTCGTCGGCCGCAACGACGAGCACGACCAGGTCGGTGATCGAAGCTCCCCGAGCCCTCATTGCGGTAAACGCTTCGTGGCCGGGGGTGTCGATGAAGGTGATCGATTTGCCGCCGCGGCTGATCGTATAGGCTCCAATGTGCTGGGTGATCCCTCCGGCCTCCCCCGCGGCAACCCGGGTGTGCCGGATCGCATCCAGCAAGGTGGTTTTTCCGTGATCGACATGACCGAGAAAGGCTACGACGGGACAGCGAGCCTGCAACTCGGGCTTTACCTCCCGGGCGGGCGGCGGTTCTTCGATCACCTTGGGGGGCGGCGGCGGGGGTCCGTGACGCTCCTTGCGCTCCGTCTGCACCTCGAAGCCCATGCGGTTCGAAACCTTTCGGGCGACATCCTCGTCCAACAGCTGGGTCAGGGTAGGGAAGATGTTCATCTCCATGAGATGATGAATCAATTGGAAGGGCTTGATTTCCAGAAGGCCCGCCAGCTCCTTGACCGCAATCGGCCCCCGAAGGGAAATCGTTTTCTGGGCAGGGGGTGCGGAGCCCTCTTCGGGCTCCGGTGGCGGGGCAACTGGCTTGGGAGGTGCTTCCGTCAGAGCAGCGTGCCCTGCGGAGATGGTGCGATCGTCCCTCTGCTCCGGAGGCGACAGGGTCTGCTTGGTCTTGGGCATGAAAAACTCGGGTGGCTGAACTTAAGAAGCTTTCGCGCAATGCCGTGCGTTTTCGCGCAATTGCTTAACGGCGATCAGGTCTAATTCGGGAAGCACCGAGGCGAGATCGGTCTCCTCGCTTTCGGCTACGGCAGACGGGCTCAAGAAGCCCGCTCGTACGATCTGCTCGGCCGTGGACGGATCGACCGAGAGGGCGCTCGCCATCTCCTCGGTCGCTCGCGCCAGCTTTTGCGCAAAGTTTTCCTCCGCTGACTGTTCTCGGACAACGTCGATTTCCCATCCAGTGATCTTGCTCGCCAGCCAGGCGTTCTTCCCTTTTCGACCCAGGGCGATGGAATAGTTCTCCTCATCGACCACGACCTTCACGCGCTTGCCCGCCTCATTGAGCTCGACGCTCTTGATGCGAGCGGGCTTGAGGGCTTCAACGGCCAACTCGGCCACGTCGGAGGACCAGCGAAAGAGGTCGATCTTTTCGATGTGGAGCTCGCGCACGATGTTCTTGACCCGGGCCCCTCGCACCCCCACGCAGGCTCCGACGGGATCGATCTTGGGATTGGCGCTCCAGACGGCGATCTTCGTTCGAAAGCCGGGCTCCCTGGCCATGGCCTTGATCTCCACCGTGTGGTCGGCCACCTCGCTCACTTCCAGCTCGAGGAGCTTCCGGACAAAATTGGGATGGCTGCGGGAGAGGAGGATTTGCGGGCCATGGGAGGTATTATCCACGGCGAGCACGTAGGCGCGGATCCGGTCCCCGACAACATACTCCTCGCCGGGCACCCGCTCGCGAGCCTGCATCACGCCTTCGTAGCGGCCGAGGTCGAGAATCACGTCCGATCGATCGAAACGCCGGACGGTTCCCAT from Methylacidimicrobium sp. B4 includes these protein-coding regions:
- the rbfA gene encoding 30S ribosome-binding factor RbfA, with the translated sequence MGTHRTVRVSEVIRKELSEYFRREVSLEGLLLTIAAVETTPDLKEAFVFVSAWQSPLRNEELLSLLHRHRREWQHRLGKKLQSKFTPQLTFRLDDSLERGDRILRILQEIESEGEEGEKPPAPES
- the infB gene encoding translation initiation factor IF-2, encoding MPKTKQTLSPPEQRDDRTISAGHAALTEAPPKPVAPPPEPEEGSAPPAQKTISLRGPIAVKELAGLLEIKPFQLIHHLMEMNIFPTLTQLLDEDVARKVSNRMGFEVQTERKERHGPPPPPPKVIEEPPPAREVKPELQARCPVVAFLGHVDHGKTTLLDAIRHTRVAAGEAGGITQHIGAYTISRGGKSITFIDTPGHEAFTAMRARGASITDLVVLVVAADDGAMPQTMEAIDHARAAGVPILVAINKIDAPGANPLRVKTQLQERGLVPEEFGGETIFCEVSALKGKGIDHLLEMILLQAEVLELHAPFHGPAVGRVIEAQMETGRGPTATVLVQKGILHAGDIAVCGPYWGRIRALINDLGKTVREAMPSTPVKVLGLSGLPSPGEELIVESDERKARQTAEERLAALKRPRQEDGPKITLENLFAAIAEGQRKTLHLVLKGDTQGSIEALIGQLQKIPSNKVELSIIHSAAGPVTESDILLAKASEGIVIGFNVKTDSSAAAAAKREGVQIKLFSIIYELVDQVRDAMAGLLEPELRETVLGTALVKKVFELNKFSVAGVLVQSGRMVRKGQARVLRGKQPIYDGSIQTLKRFQDEVPEVRAGLECGMRLGNFDDYEPNDTIQCYQLERVPQSL
- a CDS encoding serine protease — its product is MVLVAVVLPVTGRADGIRLDRDNPASEAIVQVVAYQGIGNGIVRVTGTGFFVNPHGQLITNRHLLSRAVFCAVLGPGTEPLRVDRVLAEAGDLVLVQVDLPTGAKAEALQLRKTPPIRGEAIRIEGYPLGVGLASASGRVVGFRHKPYHGALSFEVDAPTFSGNSGGPVVDEVGRVVGVTTFRSLQGTNRLAGALCPRVLMDESRIVDLPFPVWSRRTGNGRGAVGPAANGWRALQCGDLQSARLFFRTALRSQTRGALLHQGLAEALLESGRPQEAALSLSAAIEERPKDFLARLRLAAVYRRLGKPELAALEEAAGRRIEGSIFSRIETEVAAREQTGLPGLWEKARFILQRPVESGELR
- the nusA gene encoding transcription termination factor NusA; protein product: MNQEVLAIIEYMAREKGIHREAFLEAMQSALLAAARKSIGPARDLRVEIHPKTGKITARANLEVVDKVEDPRGQVSLKRAKEIDPTAQLGQLIDVEVTPKDFGRIAAQVFKQTINQALRSIEREMVLAEFKDRVDHIVMGTVRRFDRSDVILDLGRYEGVMQARERVPGEEYVVGDRIRAYVLAVDNTSHGPQILLSRSHPNFVRKLLELEVSEVADHTVEIKAMAREPGFRTKIAVWSANPKIDPVGACVGVRGARVKNIVRELHIEKIDLFRWSSDVAELAVEALKPARIKSVELNEAGKRVKVVVDEENYSIALGRKGKNAWLASKITGWEIDVVREQSAEENFAQKLARATEEMASALSVDPSTAEQIVRAGFLSPSAVAESEETDLASVLPELDLIAVKQLRENARHCAKAS